Below is a window of Myroides profundi DNA.
TTTGCATTATAAGTTGTAGTTCTTCATGTCCCTTTTCTCCATTAGCTGATGCTGTAATTATCCCTAAAGGCTTATGCATAAAGGTAGGTGAAGATACGCACCATTCTAAAGCATTCTTTAAACCACTCGGAATGCTAAATATATACTCAGGTGTAGAGATTAATACTCCATCAGCTTTTAGAATTAACTCTCTAAAATTAGTAATTTCAATAGGTGTGTTTTCGTCAGTAAGTATAGGGTCAAAGTGAGGTAGCTCCTTTAAACTGTCATAAATAGTGATGTTTAGTTCAGTTTTTACTTGCTGTTTAATGTAGTTAATCAGTGTATGATTAGAGGAATTAGCACTAGCACTCCCTATAATAGCTACTATGTTTTTCATTTGTAATTATAAAGAATGAGGGTAATTAATCTCAATAATATCTTCTTTTAGTAATTCCCAATCTTCTAATTCAGGATTTAGAGTTAATATCATTTCTTTAGTTAGTGTCTTACCTTGATAAATTTGTCTGATAATATCTTTCTTATCAGCTGTCATAGACTCTTCTTCTTCATCGAAGTAATAGTTGGTTGCCCAATTAATGTATGTATCTGGATTATTGTCAAAGATGTATAATTGATCATCTGAACCATCTTCCTCATTATCTACCTGACCTATTGCCCATTGTTGGTTGTTGTCACTCCAGATACAATAAGTTGTACCAATATCACTAATATACTCTCCAAAAATAAACTCTATATATTGATTAGGAAGTCCTGCTGTTAGATCTTCTTTATTAGGAAGGTTCTCCTCAAAATCATATAGTTCATGGTCAAATCCATTGATTACTGTTCCATCTACTCTAAACAGGATAACCATATCATTGCCTTCACCATCTCGCATCTGAAAGAACTCTTCATCATCAGACCAAAGATGATTGTATAAATAGTATCTATATTCCCAATCTTGACATAGTATAGCATCTAATGTAGCAAGTGATTTACACAGTTCTTTTAATATTTTAGGATTAGGTAAGTCAGCTCTATTTGTTGTGTTCAATTTCATAATAGTCTAGATTATTTCGTTTCTAATAATATATCAAGCTCCTCATTATTGTAATGATTTGGAGTAGTTAATAGTAACTGATGTGGTAGTTCATTAGTTATAAGTTCGTCATGTATAAATGAGAAATTAATATAGGGAGGAACAGCCAATATTACCACTTTATAGCTGATAATAGTATAGTCCTCATTGATATTGGTTGTGCCCTCTAGAATACTAATTCCTCTATCATTAAAAGCATTTGCAATCGCCAAAACAATATCATCCCATAGATCTTCTAAGTAATCAAAACTGTTGTGTATATCTACGATAGCGTAGTCAAACTGTATAGAGAGTGCTACTTTTTGAGGATAAGGAATAAGTAAGTTTTGTTGAGATATAATCGGCATAATGTTATAATGAATAGCTAAAGGTAAACATTTCAGCTTGTAATTGTTTATTTTTGTAGATAACATATTTTTACTACTTCCCATGTTCGATTTATTAATTCAACACATTCAAGAAAAAGTACACTTGACCACAGAAGAAACTGTTCGTTTAGAAGATTATTTTACAGTTAAAAAACTAAGGAGAAAGCAATACCTACTACAAGAAGGAGAAGTATGTAGGTACATGGCTTTTGTTGCGAAAGGAGTATTGAAGTCTTATGTGATAGACGAAAAAGGAGTAGAGAATATTAACTTCATTGGTTGGGAAGGCTGGTGGATGGCAGATTCTTATAGTTTCTTTACAGGTGAAAAGGGTGTGTTGAACATTGATGCTTTAGAAGAAGTGGAATTACTACTTATAAGCAAGGAAGACTACGATAGAATAGTAATAGATATGCCTGTAATGAGTAACTATTTCAGAATACTCTATGAACGTAGCTTAGCGAATAAAGATAGACGTATACTGAGTAATATAGCCTATAATGCAGAGGAGAAGTATGCGCAAATCATTACTTGTTATCCTGACTTAGTCAACCGTATTCCACAGCATCTTTTGGCTTCCTATTTAGGTCTAACCCCAGAAACAGTTAGCCGTATTAAGAAAAAATTGAAGTAATCTACTTGATCTAGATCAAGGGATTGACTTATTTTAGGTCAATGCACAGCTATTTTACTTGCTTTAGCTTTGTCTTCAAAGAAATGAATCATGAAAAACAAAGCATTAGTAGTAGGCGTTAGTGGTATTGCTGGTAGTAATCTAGCAAAAGAACTTATCGCTCAAAATTGGACAGTATATGGATTGGCAAGAAACCCAAAAAGAATTATAGATGGAGTCATTCCCATTGCTGCGGACTTATTAGACACAGAAGGTTTAGCTGTAGCCATACAAGATATAGCTCCTACCCATGTTTACTTTACCACATGGATGCGTAAGGACACGGAGGCAGAGAATATTATTGTCAATGCTACTTTAGTTAGGAATTTACTAGATGTATTATCTTCTAAACAGAGCGTAAAGCATGTAGGCTTAGTAACTGGATTAAAACATTATTTAGGACCATTTGAATCTTATGTGAAGTCTGGTATCTTACCTATTACACCAGTTAGAGAAGAACACCCTCGATTAGAATTAGAGAATTTCTATTATGCGCAAGAAGATGAGGTGTATAAAGCATCTGAGCGAGACGGTTTTACTTGGAGTATACACAGACCTCATACTTTGATAGGACATGCAGTAGGTAATCTGATGAATATGGGAATTACACTTGCTGTGTATGCGAGTATATGTAAGGAAGAAGGACTTCCTATGGTTTGGCCAGGATCAGAAGCACAGTGGAATGGGGTATCAGATGTAACGGATGTAAGCGTATTAGCAAAACAGTTGGTATGGGCATCCACTACAGATACAGCTAAGAATCAAGCCTTCAATGTTACCAATGGAGATGTGTTTAGATGGAAGTGGCTATGGGAAGAAATAGCTAATTACTTTGACATACCTTTTGAAGGGTATAAGGATACTATCAGACCATTAGAAGCAACCTTGTTACAGAAGAGTGAGGTATGGCAGACTATTATAGCGAAGCATAAACTACAATCAATGGATTTAGGTACATTAGTATCTCCATGGCATACAGACGCAGACTTAGGTCGTCCCATAGAAGTGATTACTGATATGTCTAAGAGTAGGAAATTAGGCTTTACAACTTATAAACCTACAAAAGACTCTTTTATAGAATTATTCGAACAATTAAAAGCAGAACGCCTTATACCATAAAATAGAATTAAGCAGACTTCGGTCTGCTTTTTTATTGGTGTTATTTTAACCCAGAATAAGCGTTAGCCAAATACTACAAAGCAATTCTACTTCATATCTCTTTCATTAGCTCTAAAACCATACTATAGTATGCTTGTATCACTAATTCAGAGCTATTTTGTATAATTACTTTTCGTTTATCTGTCTATCATTGATTCTGGGTTTAATCAATTTTCTTTAAACTGGACTATCTCGCTTGCTGATTATAGTTGTATTTTTGTAAGAAATAATTTAAGAAGCACAGATGTATATTTTCCTTGTCTTATGGAAGTAAACAGATAAGAGTATAGAAGTGTTTTCTCATTTCATTATCATGACAAATAACACAATAGAACCTCATATTATATCCATACAGAGTACTGTCTCTACTGGGTATGTGGGGAATAACTCAGCCAGTTTTGCGATACAGCTTCACGGAATTAATTGTGTAGCGATGCCTACCATTCTTTTATCAAGTCATACAGATAAGCCTGTTTATTATGGAGAGGCTGTACCTAAAGAATTATTCGAAAAGTTGGCTCGTGGAGTATTAGAAATTAATACAGCACAACTTACGCAGTATGTAGTAAGTGGTTACTTAAAAAGCAAAGAGATAATAGATGCGACAGCACAGTTTATAAAACAATTAAAAGCAGAGCATACTATCACCTATATTTATGACCCCGTATTTGGAGATACACGTACAGACGGGCTATATATTCCTAAAGAACAAGCAGATTATTCTAAAGAGCGATTATTAGCGTTAAGTGATATCTTAACCCCTAATCACTTCGAATTAGAATACCTTTTAGGCAAGCGTATAACGAATGAGCAAGAACTAATAGAAGCGGTACAGACAGATGAGGTATTGTCTTCTAAAATCATTGTTTTGACTACAGCCGAAATGAAAGAGAATATTAATCATCAAGTAGAAGTCATCTTGATTAATGAAGGTAAGTTGACTCATTTTTATGCTGATAATATACCTGTAGAAGTAGTAGGAACAGGAGATTTGTTCACAGGAACACTCGCAGCACAGCTAACGAAGGGTCGTACGATAGAAGAAGCTATACAGATTAGTATGAACTTCTTGTCTGAAGTATTGAGATATGTTCATCAGCACGGATTGAAAGAGATGAATGCTATGGCTATCTTACAAGCGCAAGGAGTATTACAAGTATAATGAAGCAGGTATTTACCTGCTTTTTTTGTGAATTATACGAACGGTGTTTATAGTCAGATTTGTATTGCTATCTTTGTCAGCGAATTATTACGATAAAGCGTAATAAAAAGAGTATTCATATCTAAATCTGTTTGATGTCCGTATTATAGTCTATTTTCGAGTAAAAGCTATTCTTTAATGCTTACTTATATTGAGATCGTATGACGATTTTAATGCTTTAATATAAGTTGTTTACTTCACACTTTCTGTTAGAGAAGAGAGTAGTGAGGCAGATGTTATATGTTGTATAAGTTTCGAAAATATTAAATCTATTTTATAATGCGTTGTCCTGTACTATGGGACAAATAATACGATATCGAATCAACATGATATTCCCTAATAATTACGAAGAAAAATGCGGTTTTAATGTAATCCGCGAAATGCTTATTGACAGATGTTTAAGTCCTTTTGGTGTAGAGAAAGTGAATCAACTAACCATTAAATATGATTATAACACAATCAATTACCAATTAGACCAAGTCAAAGAGTTTGTTCAACTACTGCAGATTGAGCGCAGTTTCCCATTAGATAACTATATAGACACCCGTACTATCGTAAATCAAGTAGTGGCAGATCAAGGACTGTGGTGTACCGCCGAAGAGTTTATGGCGATTAAACACACACTATACAATGCCGAAAGGGTATTCCATATTATTACGCAGCAGACTAATGAAGTGTATCATTACCCAACAGTAGCCTTGATAGGGCAAGAGGTAGTATTGTTAAACGAACTATCAGAACGCATAGAGCAGGTCATTGATAAAAATGGATTGGTACGAGATAGCGCGTCTAAAGAGTTGGCTTCTATTCGAAAAGAAAAGATACAGGTAGCGAATGCTATACAGAAGAAGTTTGATTCTATCTGGCGAAAAGCGCAAGCATCAGGACTGACAGATAATGAGATGTCTGCAAGTATAAGGGATGGGCGTATGGTTATCCCTGTCACAGCCTCATTTAAGCGCAGGTTTAAAGGGGTAGTACACGATGAGTCTCGTTCTGGTAAAACTGTTTTTATAGAGCCAGAAGAATTAGTAAAAGAGAATACACGCCTATTTGTTTTAGAACAAGATGAGCGAAGAGAAGTAGTGCGAGTATTGATGGAGATGACAGATGTTATTAGAAAGCAGTATTTACCTTTAGTGAAACTGTATAACTTCATTGGAGAAGTTGACTTGATTAGAGCGAAGGCATTGTTAGCAGAGAAGATAGGTGGAGTTAAGCCAGTCTTTGAAAACAAACAGCAGATTTGCTTTAAGCAAGCGTATCATCCTATCTTACAGATTAGTCTAAAAGCACAAGATAAAGAGCTTAATCCACTGCATATTACTTTAGAGGGAGATAATCGTATATTGGTGGTATCAGGTGCCAACTCAGGTGGTAAGTCAGTTACGCTAAAGACAGTAGCTCTATTACAATATATGCTTCAGTGTGGATTATTGATCCCTGTACATACAGATTCTAAGGCAGGTGTATTTGAGCATTTGTTTATGGACATAGGAGATGGGCAGAGCATAGAGAATAATCTGAGTACCTATACTTCACATTTAAATAATATGAAGTTGTTCTTAGAACATACTAATGAGAAAACCTTGATTCTAATAGATGAATTCGGGGGAGGTACAGAACCAGAATTGGGAGGAGCGATAGCAGAAAGTATCTTAGAACAGCTAAATCATCGCAGTTGTTTTGGTATTATCACTACGCATTTCTATAATCTAAAAGGGTTTGCACAGCGCACTATAGGTTTGCAAAACGGAGCTATGCTATATGACTTTAAAGAAATGAAACCATTATATCAGTTGTCTCAAGGACATCCGGGAAGTTCTTATGCCTTAGATGTAGCCAGAAGAATAGGTCTGTCAGAAGAGATATTAATCAATGCTTCGCATAAGATAGAGGCAGATTATTTAATGATAGAACAACAGTTACAAGAAGTTGTCGCTGAAAAAGTAGCAGAATTAAAGCGAAAAGAACAAGAATTTGATATCAGGGAGGAAGAACTTTCTATAGTAGAAGCTGATAAGTCTACACCTATTCAGAAGGAGGAAGTAATAGTGCCAATAAGTACAGAGCCTATCCCATTAATCGTAGGAG
It encodes the following:
- a CDS encoding endonuclease MutS2, translating into MGQIIRYRINMIFPNNYEEKCGFNVIREMLIDRCLSPFGVEKVNQLTIKYDYNTINYQLDQVKEFVQLLQIERSFPLDNYIDTRTIVNQVVADQGLWCTAEEFMAIKHTLYNAERVFHIITQQTNEVYHYPTVALIGQEVVLLNELSERIEQVIDKNGLVRDSASKELASIRKEKIQVANAIQKKFDSIWRKAQASGLTDNEMSASIRDGRMVIPVTASFKRRFKGVVHDESRSGKTVFIEPEELVKENTRLFVLEQDERREVVRVLMEMTDVIRKQYLPLVKLYNFIGEVDLIRAKALLAEKIGGVKPVFENKQQICFKQAYHPILQISLKAQDKELNPLHITLEGDNRILVVSGANSGGKSVTLKTVALLQYMLQCGLLIPVHTDSKAGVFEHLFMDIGDGQSIENNLSTYTSHLNNMKLFLEHTNEKTLILIDEFGGGTEPELGGAIAESILEQLNHRSCFGIITTHFYNLKGFAQRTIGLQNGAMLYDFKEMKPLYQLSQGHPGSSYALDVARRIGLSEEILINASHKIEADYLMIEQQLQEVVAEKVAELKRKEQEFDIREEELSIVEADKSTPIQKEEVIVPISTEPIPLIVGDIVKREGKGKQGTILEIRGNKATVLIESMKFTFKLEELVVIN
- the pdxY gene encoding pyridoxal kinase; the encoded protein is MTNNTIEPHIISIQSTVSTGYVGNNSASFAIQLHGINCVAMPTILLSSHTDKPVYYGEAVPKELFEKLARGVLEINTAQLTQYVVSGYLKSKEIIDATAQFIKQLKAEHTITYIYDPVFGDTRTDGLYIPKEQADYSKERLLALSDILTPNHFELEYLLGKRITNEQELIEAVQTDEVLSSKIIVLTTAEMKENINHQVEVILINEGKLTHFYADNIPVEVVGTGDLFTGTLAAQLTKGRTIEEAIQISMNFLSEVLRYVHQHGLKEMNAMAILQAQGVLQV
- a CDS encoding SDR family oxidoreductase — encoded protein: MKNKALVVGVSGIAGSNLAKELIAQNWTVYGLARNPKRIIDGVIPIAADLLDTEGLAVAIQDIAPTHVYFTTWMRKDTEAENIIVNATLVRNLLDVLSSKQSVKHVGLVTGLKHYLGPFESYVKSGILPITPVREEHPRLELENFYYAQEDEVYKASERDGFTWSIHRPHTLIGHAVGNLMNMGITLAVYASICKEEGLPMVWPGSEAQWNGVSDVTDVSVLAKQLVWASTTDTAKNQAFNVTNGDVFRWKWLWEEIANYFDIPFEGYKDTIRPLEATLLQKSEVWQTIIAKHKLQSMDLGTLVSPWHTDADLGRPIEVITDMSKSRKLGFTTYKPTKDSFIELFEQLKAERLIP
- a CDS encoding Crp/Fnr family transcriptional regulator, producing the protein MFDLLIQHIQEKVHLTTEETVRLEDYFTVKKLRRKQYLLQEGEVCRYMAFVAKGVLKSYVIDEKGVENINFIGWEGWWMADSYSFFTGEKGVLNIDALEEVELLLISKEDYDRIVIDMPVMSNYFRILYERSLANKDRRILSNIAYNAEEKYAQIITCYPDLVNRIPQHLLASYLGLTPETVSRIKKKLK
- a CDS encoding NADPH-dependent FMN reductase; amino-acid sequence: MKNIVAIIGSASANSSNHTLINYIKQQVKTELNITIYDSLKELPHFDPILTDENTPIEITNFRELILKADGVLISTPEYIFSIPSGLKNALEWCVSSPTFMHKPLGIITASANGEKGHEELQLIMQTLMAVLNSDTTLLIRGAKGKTNMPNEVTDTQTKEALDAFISSFIELINTNQKQ